In Nicotiana tabacum cultivar K326 chromosome 2, ASM71507v2, whole genome shotgun sequence, the following proteins share a genomic window:
- the LOC107806939 gene encoding aquaporin PIP2-1-like — protein sequence MSLFFGEQMAKDTEVGTEYAPKDYQDPPPAPLIDPEELGKWSFYRAIIAEFIATLLFLYITVLTVIGYKSQTDPDHNGEQCGGVGILGIAWAFGGMIFVLVYCTAGISGGHINPAVTFGLFLARKVSLVRAIMYMLAQCLGAICGCGLVKAFQKAYYVKYGGGANMLNDGYSTGTGLGAEIIGTFVLVYTVFAATDPKRNARDSHVPVLAPLPIGFAVFMVHLATIPVTGTGINPARSFGAAVIYGKDKAWDDQWIFWVGPFIGAAIAAFYHQFILRAGAVKALGSFRSNA from the exons ATGAGTCTATTTTTTGGTGAACAAATGGCTAAGGACACTGAAGTTGGCACAGAATACGCCCCAAAAGACTACCAAGACCCACCCCCTGCACCCTTAATTGACCCTGAGGAACTAGGAAAATGGTCCTTTTACAGAGCCATAATAGCTGAATTTATAGCCACTTTATTATTTCTCTACATCACTGTCCTCACTGTAATTGGATACAAGAGCCAAACTGACCCTGACCATAACGGCGAACAATGTGGTGGTGTTGGTATTCTTGGAATTGCATGGGCATTTGGGGGCATGATTTTCGTCCTTGTTTATTGCACTGCTGGTATTTCTGGTGGACATATTAATCCTGCTGTTACATTTGGACTATTCTTGGCTAGGAAAGTGTCGTTGGTTCGTGCAATTATGTATATGTTGGCTCAGTGTTTAGGAGCCATTTGTGGTTGCGGGTTGGTTAAGGCATTTCAAAAGGCGTACTATGTTAAGTATGGTGGTGGTGCTAATATGTTGAATGATGGTTATAGTACAGGTACCGGTTTGGGTGCTGAAATTATTGGCACATTTGTTCTTGTTTACACTGTTTTTGCTGCTACTGATCCTAAGAGAAATGCTAGAGACTCTCATGTTCCT GTGTTGGCACCACTTCCAATTGGATTTGCTGTGTTTATGGTTCATTTGGCCACAATTCCTGTAACTGGAACTGGTATTAACCCTGCTAGAAGTTTTGGAGCTGCTGTTATTTATGGTAAAGACAAAGCATGGGATGACCAA TGGATTTTCTGGGTTGGACCTTTTATTGGAGCTGCAATTGCTGCATTTTACCATCAATTCATATTGAGGGCTGGAGCAGTCAAAGCTCTTGGTTCATTCAGGAGCAATGCCTAA